In Ruminiclostridium papyrosolvens DSM 2782, the following proteins share a genomic window:
- a CDS encoding GTP pyrophosphokinase: MIMKKTATISSLNGLEQLFTGEDIGSLKKSFFEMQHLYQSAIREVSTKLEILDDEFQVIHKRNPIHHMQSRIKSINSIFGKLSRREHEISLDSAKENLNDIAGIRVVCYYIDDIYMIAKMLTQQDDIVLLRVTDYIQNPKENGYRSLHLVVSVPVFFSDRKEIVPVEIQIRTMAMDFWASLEHQLRYKTNDTVPLSVAHELQECADTIAKTDLKMQSIYKSIEELNKGDL, from the coding sequence ATGATAATGAAAAAAACCGCAACTATCAGCTCCTTAAACGGTTTGGAACAATTATTTACCGGAGAAGATATTGGCAGCCTTAAAAAATCTTTTTTTGAGATGCAGCATTTGTATCAATCAGCGATACGTGAGGTAAGTACAAAATTAGAAATTCTTGATGATGAGTTTCAGGTTATACATAAAAGGAACCCTATACATCATATGCAAAGCCGTATAAAATCAATAAACAGTATTTTTGGAAAGCTAAGCAGAAGAGAGCATGAGATAAGTCTGGATTCGGCTAAAGAAAACCTTAATGATATCGCCGGAATAAGAGTGGTATGTTATTATATTGATGATATATATATGATTGCAAAAATGCTTACACAGCAGGATGATATTGTTTTGCTGCGAGTAACAGACTATATTCAAAACCCAAAAGAGAATGGCTATCGAAGCTTGCATCTTGTTGTATCAGTTCCTGTATTTTTCTCTGACAGGAAGGAAATAGTACCTGTAGAGATACAAATAAGAACAATGGCGATGGATTTCTGGGCCAGTCTTGAGCATCAGCTTAGATATAAAACCAATGATACCGTACCGCTTTCAGTTGCACATGAACTTCAGGAATGCGCAGATACTATAGCAAAAACAGATCTTAAAATGCAAAGCATTTATAAATCAATAGAAGAATTAAACAAGGGTGATTTATAG
- a CDS encoding DinB family protein, translated as MDKKAWGLQQNLLRSIILKSDKFDEAIELCLNQHEMVHSSEVSQRNITTFEDELWQGLDEATFRAMSASDNCTIAWSIWHSTRIEDITMNILVADAAQVISNGKWTQKMNNVTCDTGNAMTPEEIVHFSNNINMNELRKYRIAVGKRTREIIKDFKPEDLKRKIEKNRLKRVIDEGAVLDVDGANWLIDFWGRKNTAGILLMPVTRHHMVHLNESLRIKKAVGRHI; from the coding sequence ATGGATAAAAAAGCATGGGGATTGCAACAGAATTTATTAAGAAGCATAATTTTAAAATCGGATAAATTTGATGAGGCTATTGAATTATGTCTGAATCAACATGAAATGGTGCACTCTTCTGAGGTGTCACAAAGAAATATTACAACATTTGAAGATGAATTGTGGCAGGGATTAGATGAGGCAACATTTCGGGCTATGTCAGCAAGTGACAATTGTACTATTGCATGGAGTATATGGCATTCAACAAGAATAGAAGACATAACAATGAATATATTGGTGGCGGATGCAGCTCAAGTAATCAGTAACGGAAAATGGACTCAAAAAATGAACAACGTAACTTGCGATACCGGGAACGCCATGACGCCCGAAGAAATTGTTCACTTTAGTAATAATATAAATATGAATGAGCTGCGTAAATATAGAATTGCAGTAGGAAAAAGGACTCGTGAGATTATCAAGGATTTTAAACCTGAGGATTTAAAAAGAAAAATAGAAAAGAACAGGCTGAAGAGGGTTATAGATGAAGGTGCCGTATTGGACGTTGACGGTGCAAATTGGTTAATAGATTTTTGGGGTAGGAAAAACACAGCAGGCATTTTATTGATGCCTGTAACTCGTCATCATATGGTGCATCTAAATGAGTCCTTACGAATAAAAAAAGCGGTCGGACGGCACATATAG
- the abc-f gene encoding ribosomal protection-like ABC-F family protein, whose product MSLINVTNLTFAYDGSYDNIFENVSFQIDTDWKLGFTGRNGRGKTTFLNLLLGKYEYSGSISSKAPFEYFPYEVKNKENNTIDVIEEIFPNYVLWEVMRELSLLEVDEDVLYRPFSTLSNGEQTKVMLAALFLKENSFLLIDEPTNHLDIDARKVVSDYLRTKHGFILVSHDRAFLDNCIDHVLSINKTDIEIQKGDFSSWWANKELQDSYELAENDKLKKDIKRLSEAAKRTADWSNKAEAKKIGFDPAITEKNIGRRPYQGAKAKKMMSRSKSIQERQQSAIEDKSKLLKNIESSEKLKISQLSFHTDRLVELENVSVFYGDKTACHDVTFTIEQGDRIALTGKNGSGKSSIIKLICGEDINYTGTFRKSNQLRISYVSQNTAHLYGNLKEYATANEIDESLFKAILRKLDFSRIQFEKDISDFSGGQKKKVLIAKSLCDKAHLHIWDEPLNFIDVISRMQIEDLLLEHQPTIFFVEHDIEFCNNIATKIVQL is encoded by the coding sequence ATGTCTTTAATTAACGTTACTAATCTGACTTTTGCCTATGACGGCAGTTATGATAATATATTTGAAAATGTAAGCTTCCAGATAGATACTGACTGGAAGCTGGGCTTTACCGGGAGAAATGGCAGGGGAAAAACTACCTTCCTCAATCTCCTGTTGGGCAAGTATGAATACAGCGGTAGTATTTCATCAAAAGCTCCCTTTGAGTATTTCCCTTACGAGGTTAAAAACAAGGAAAACAATACCATAGATGTTATAGAAGAAATCTTTCCCAATTATGTTCTATGGGAGGTTATGCGTGAACTGTCGCTATTGGAGGTTGACGAGGATGTTTTATACAGGCCTTTTAGTACTCTGTCTAACGGAGAGCAGACAAAGGTTATGCTTGCAGCACTTTTTCTCAAAGAGAACAGTTTTTTGCTTATTGATGAGCCTACAAACCATCTGGATATAGATGCCAGAAAAGTTGTCAGCGATTATCTTCGAACAAAGCATGGTTTTATTTTGGTTTCACATGACAGGGCTTTCCTTGATAATTGTATTGACCATGTTCTTTCAATAAATAAAACAGATATTGAAATTCAGAAGGGAGATTTTTCTTCCTGGTGGGCAAACAAAGAACTGCAGGATAGCTATGAACTGGCAGAAAACGATAAGCTAAAAAAAGATATCAAAAGACTGTCAGAGGCTGCAAAGCGAACAGCCGATTGGTCTAATAAAGCAGAAGCCAAAAAGATTGGCTTTGACCCTGCCATCACTGAAAAAAATATAGGACGCAGGCCATATCAGGGAGCTAAAGCAAAAAAAATGATGAGCCGTTCAAAGTCCATACAAGAAAGACAGCAATCGGCTATCGAGGATAAATCCAAGCTGCTAAAGAATATTGAAAGCTCTGAAAAACTAAAAATTTCACAACTGAGTTTTCACACAGACAGACTTGTTGAATTGGAAAATGTCTCTGTTTTTTATGGAGATAAAACAGCTTGCCATGACGTGACTTTTACCATAGAGCAAGGGGACAGAATAGCCCTGACAGGTAAAAACGGTTCAGGCAAATCAAGTATTATTAAGCTTATCTGCGGTGAAGACATTAATTATACCGGAACTTTCAGGAAATCAAACCAGCTGCGGATTTCTTACGTGTCCCAGAATACGGCACATCTTTACGGAAATTTAAAGGAGTATGCCACAGCCAACGAGATTGACGAAAGCCTTTTCAAGGCTATTTTACGTAAGCTTGATTTCTCAAGAATACAGTTTGAAAAAGATATTTCTGATTTCAGCGGAGGACAAAAGAAAAAAGTCTTAATTGCTAAAAGCCTTTGTGATAAGGCTCACTTGCATATATGGGACGAACCGCTGAATTTTATTGACGTTATTTCACGTATGCAGATTGAAGACCTGCTGTTGGAGCATCAACCCACTATTTTTTTTGTAGAACATGATATTGAGTTTTGCAATAATATTGCTACAAAGATTGTTCAGCTGTAA
- a CDS encoding dockerin type I repeat-containing protein produces the protein MKKTRRVLVFLTILALICSVTSNISISNAAASDIYGDLNGDGSVDGLDLAAFKIYLLDNEKGFPGGDRFRYADLNGDGAVDVLDYALLKSYLLGLISKFPVESISNVKIPWDWAGIIGTGQSLAVGAEGNPPVTTQQPFNNLKLSLEKVNFPPFDPDNSLFRMIPLVEPVREYGYYYGGAYPGNIFGETPHTAMANQITALVRNASGKDYVSVHTAIGETGQGIDALSKGAPETTYSGRAYTATIFEVQAIKRLAQQAGKTYGVGAVIMTHGERDAGNTNYENELRKLWADYNEDIKAITGQTQNIPMFIVQQNSCGSVGTATSTLIQWKAGLDYPGDMVCVGPNYQREYAVDGVHLTANGYQHLGEQYAKVYYERVVRGHDWQPLQPTRVEKSGNVITVKFHVPVGPLVWDTTLPEPNQSTLTEWKNGKGFEVYTQSKRITIQSVEITGDSVKITCDGDVPSTGVKVGYALTAGTKRTGGTCRWGLLKDSDPLVGYNSGKPLPNFCVSFEMEVP, from the coding sequence ATGAAAAAAACAAGAAGGGTTCTTGTCTTTTTAACAATTCTCGCTCTTATCTGCTCTGTCACAAGTAATATTTCCATATCCAATGCTGCTGCATCGGATATTTATGGAGATTTGAACGGCGACGGCAGTGTTGACGGTCTAGACCTCGCAGCATTTAAAATTTATTTGTTGGATAACGAAAAAGGATTCCCGGGAGGCGACCGCTTTAGGTATGCCGATTTAAACGGGGATGGGGCTGTTGATGTTCTGGATTATGCTTTGTTGAAAAGCTATTTACTTGGACTAATTAGCAAATTTCCCGTGGAATCTATCAGCAATGTTAAAATCCCTTGGGACTGGGCAGGAATTATAGGTACGGGACAAAGCCTTGCGGTCGGTGCGGAAGGAAATCCTCCGGTTACGACCCAACAGCCCTTTAACAACCTGAAGCTTTCACTGGAAAAGGTTAATTTTCCTCCATTTGACCCAGATAATAGCCTGTTCAGGATGATTCCTCTGGTTGAGCCTGTGAGGGAGTACGGCTATTACTACGGAGGTGCATACCCGGGGAACATATTCGGAGAAACGCCACATACAGCAATGGCTAACCAAATCACAGCTCTGGTAAGAAATGCTTCGGGAAAAGACTATGTTTCAGTACATACTGCCATTGGCGAAACAGGACAGGGTATTGATGCCCTCAGTAAAGGTGCACCCGAAACCACTTATTCAGGACGTGCATATACAGCTACTATATTTGAAGTCCAAGCAATAAAACGCCTTGCACAACAGGCTGGCAAAACCTATGGAGTAGGTGCTGTTATAATGACACATGGTGAGAGGGATGCAGGCAACACAAACTATGAAAATGAGCTCCGTAAATTATGGGCAGACTACAATGAGGATATTAAGGCTATCACAGGACAGACACAGAATATACCCATGTTCATTGTTCAGCAGAACTCCTGCGGAAGTGTGGGAACTGCCACATCTACACTGATACAATGGAAGGCAGGCTTGGATTATCCCGGCGACATGGTCTGCGTAGGGCCAAACTATCAAAGAGAATATGCCGTTGACGGAGTCCATCTGACAGCAAACGGATATCAGCATTTAGGAGAGCAGTATGCCAAGGTTTATTACGAAAGAGTAGTCCGTGGACATGATTGGCAGCCTCTACAGCCTACAAGGGTAGAGAAAAGCGGAAATGTTATAACAGTGAAGTTCCATGTGCCGGTAGGGCCACTGGTTTGGGATACTACGCTACCTGAGCCAAATCAAAGCACCCTGACAGAATGGAAAAACGGAAAAGGCTTTGAAGTATACACACAAAGTAAGAGAATAACCATACAATCAGTTGAAATAACAGGTGATTCCGTGAAAATAACCTGTGACGGAGATGTGCCGTCAACGGGAGTCAAGGTGGGATACGCTTTGACAGCCGGAACAAAGAGAACAGGAGGCACATGCAGGTGGGGACTTCTGAAGGATTCAGACCCCCTTGTGGGATATAACAGCGGGAAACCGCTTCCAAACTTCTGCGTGTCATTTGAAATGGAAGTACCTTAA
- a CDS encoding Fic family protein, translating to MRLFKWGEKIMMSFRNEKIKKMSVPMNIVRTISKINEYKGKQDLYYQQSPEIIKTLKEVAIIQSTRASNSIEGIVINDKRLQDIMNQKVKPQSRSEEEIAGYRDVLSTIHSSSDSIPITSSVIRQLHRDLYKFSPIDGGSWKNGDNIIQESLPSGERRVRFRPVSAFQTPHAIDELCSYFNDPTYKNEVEPLILICTFIFDFLCIHPFDDGNGRMARLLTLLLLYKSGYEVGRFISIEKIIEESKESYYETLEKSSQFWHEEEHDLFPWLEYMLGVIIAAFKEFESRVGTIDDSRGNKGGRVIEAIEHFVSDFSKADIRKACPDVGDSTINRALDKLKKEGVIKRITAGRDAQWRKIK from the coding sequence TTGAGATTATTTAAATGGGGTGAGAAGATAATGATGTCCTTTAGAAATGAGAAGATAAAAAAAATGAGTGTCCCTATGAATATTGTAAGGACTATTAGTAAAATTAATGAATATAAAGGGAAGCAAGATTTATATTATCAGCAATCTCCAGAAATTATTAAAACATTAAAGGAAGTTGCTATTATCCAAAGTACCAGGGCATCAAATAGTATAGAAGGCATTGTAATTAATGATAAGAGACTCCAAGACATAATGAATCAAAAAGTAAAGCCACAGAGTAGGTCGGAAGAAGAAATTGCTGGCTATAGAGATGTGCTTTCTACTATACATTCCTCAAGCGACTCAATTCCCATAACTTCATCAGTTATAAGACAATTACATAGGGATTTATATAAGTTCTCTCCCATTGATGGCGGTTCTTGGAAGAACGGAGACAATATTATTCAAGAATCCTTACCCTCTGGAGAAAGGAGAGTAAGATTTAGGCCTGTATCTGCTTTCCAAACACCGCATGCTATAGATGAACTATGTAGTTATTTTAATGACCCTACTTATAAAAATGAAGTAGAGCCGTTAATCTTAATTTGTACATTTATTTTTGATTTTTTATGTATCCATCCATTCGATGATGGCAATGGCAGAATGGCAAGACTCTTAACCCTTCTGTTATTATATAAATCTGGTTATGAAGTAGGTCGGTTTATTAGTATTGAGAAGATTATTGAAGAAAGTAAAGAATCATATTATGAGACGCTTGAAAAATCCTCACAATTCTGGCATGAAGAGGAACATGACTTGTTTCCGTGGTTAGAATATATGCTTGGAGTTATTATTGCTGCTTTTAAAGAATTTGAGTCACGAGTTGGTACGATTGATGATTCGAGAGGCAATAAGGGCGGAAGAGTAATAGAGGCTATAGAACATTTCGTCAGCGACTTTTCCAAAGCCGATATTAGAAAAGCCTGCCCAGATGTAGGTGATTCAACTATTAATAGAGCTTTAGATAAGTTAAAAAAAGAAGGAGTAATTAAGCGCATAACTGCAGGTCGTGATGCCCAGTGGAGAAAGATAAAATAA
- a CDS encoding C45 family autoproteolytic acyltransferase/hydolase → MRRKLLYLLSVIVLVTGLNLGAVTINAADNIQRVTITDKGSHYEVILNFKGEKSHEKMGREYGSQILKANPKYEALVDSYLAEITMNDEVYNAMLKRVNDIIPQIDKYYVDEIKGLASNFTGKNENVRGDGKLSTGEMFLMNLCPDVVRPSQCCAAGVYGDKTEKNDNLSMRILDWHAGSENQLVKIQSVVTYKNSDKSICTIGYLGYMGCISAFNDNKVFGAILDSGTGKEYTSENKRSYPFDLRHALENYTTLNGVAAYLKSPVRNYTYGHLIFLSDSTVSKVLENNISGKENSLREVRTGKSELNRGISWDIDNAIGSVNSFMLKGNLDNHSDNPSNTNRLASMKKVIKEQGKKFTFDNMKAVAAYYQGDKPGLQKDGDLYNTTTQQIIVFEPSISRYEVFFKPLSEDLPKVPVFEKIPVLF, encoded by the coding sequence ATGAGAAGAAAACTATTATATCTATTGTCGGTTATTGTTTTGGTAACTGGATTGAATTTGGGCGCAGTTACAATAAATGCAGCAGACAATATTCAAAGGGTTACTATCACTGATAAGGGTTCACATTATGAAGTAATACTGAATTTTAAAGGTGAGAAATCCCATGAAAAAATGGGAAGGGAATACGGCTCCCAAATTTTAAAAGCAAATCCCAAATATGAGGCCCTTGTAGATTCATATTTGGCAGAAATCACTATGAATGATGAAGTATATAATGCAATGCTGAAAAGGGTAAATGACATTATACCTCAAATTGACAAATACTATGTTGATGAAATAAAAGGGCTTGCGTCAAATTTTACAGGAAAGAATGAGAATGTAAGAGGGGACGGCAAACTCTCAACAGGCGAGATGTTTTTAATGAATTTATGTCCTGATGTAGTGAGGCCTTCACAGTGCTGTGCTGCGGGCGTATATGGTGACAAAACTGAAAAGAATGATAACTTAAGCATGAGAATATTGGATTGGCATGCAGGGTCTGAAAATCAACTGGTAAAGATACAATCAGTAGTTACATATAAGAATTCCGATAAGTCAATATGTACCATAGGATACTTGGGCTATATGGGATGTATATCGGCATTCAACGATAATAAGGTATTTGGTGCAATTCTGGATTCCGGTACAGGAAAAGAATACACTTCTGAGAACAAGCGTTCATATCCCTTTGACTTAAGACATGCACTGGAAAACTACACTACACTCAACGGGGTTGCAGCTTATCTAAAATCCCCTGTAAGAAACTATACATATGGCCATTTGATATTTTTAAGTGACTCTACAGTATCAAAGGTATTGGAAAACAATATAAGCGGAAAAGAGAACAGTTTAAGAGAGGTCAGAACCGGAAAGTCAGAATTAAACAGAGGAATTTCATGGGATATTGATAACGCAATAGGCTCTGTGAATTCGTTTATGCTAAAGGGGAATTTAGATAACCACTCCGATAATCCGTCTAATACAAATAGACTTGCCAGCATGAAAAAAGTAATAAAGGAACAAGGTAAAAAGTTTACCTTTGACAACATGAAAGCAGTAGCAGCATATTATCAAGGTGATAAACCCGGACTTCAGAAGGACGGAGACTTATATAATACCACAACCCAGCAGATAATTGTGTTCGAACCTTCAATATCCAGATACGAAGTATTTTTCAAGCCTTTGTCAGAAGATTTGCCCAAAGTTCCGGTCTTTGAGAAAATACCTGTTTTATTTTAA
- a CDS encoding methyl-accepting chemotaxis protein, whose amino-acid sequence MRIKDAIRFRGLSRKIFTVCVLCMLIPMLISLFIASYFSEKYLGNSASNSLLHISVEKTNQIELALSDLEKQAQSISMQPAIVEPLTEATVNSTNPSGTDVQKISKNLQDNFNLANGLFENIFLMYKNKDIADGIGGNSVGWENKEIGSTDKLLIRPAKASPTTGRPVITIVTPIKNNDKHLGTLSMAIELNNVSKNIIDSNSSNNDFKTLILNSEGLVISSMDKKQVLSLNFQEKSTGLQDFYKTIKSGKSGIGKFTLNGTEYIAAYSSSDKFGMYILSYKPVSAYMEMTNNLKLILLGVILISIILAPIIIYLLTRKITKPILAAANQAELLAKGDLTVYIPEASLKRKDELGMLANAFSSMINNFKTIITQIAETSDKVAASSQELYASGEQVGTAAEDVGNTILGISTGAEEQSANINSALSNLRNLIDQINEVNSSTNTMQKTTVHMIDDIARGSKTAKESIDSINNLKEDAEGVSKVIFNLGNTSNQIGQIIELITGIAEQTNLLALNAAIEAARAGEAGRGFSVVADEIRKLAEESADASGRIAKLIVEVKSGVDTAVTKMDSSIKSVNTSVQAITENGNTYSVIYGQAEQLKDIVANVTESVKIMTESSRDFDQTMQEINNTSHEFAANAEGVSAASEEQIALTEEIVSASKAMAEMSEELSGLIKNFQL is encoded by the coding sequence ATGCGTATCAAAGATGCTATCAGATTCAGGGGTCTGAGTCGGAAAATATTTACAGTATGTGTCCTGTGTATGTTAATACCTATGCTGATAAGTTTGTTCATAGCCAGTTATTTCTCCGAAAAGTATTTGGGTAACTCCGCCAGTAATTCGTTATTACACATTTCTGTTGAAAAGACAAACCAAATTGAATTGGCCTTATCTGATTTAGAAAAACAGGCACAGTCAATTTCAATGCAACCCGCTATAGTTGAACCTCTAACCGAAGCCACTGTCAATTCTACTAATCCAAGCGGCACTGATGTTCAGAAGATTTCAAAAAATTTGCAGGATAATTTCAACCTGGCAAACGGGCTTTTTGAAAATATATTCTTAATGTACAAAAACAAAGATATAGCTGATGGTATCGGTGGTAACTCTGTGGGTTGGGAAAATAAAGAAATCGGAAGTACCGATAAGCTCCTCATACGCCCTGCTAAAGCATCACCTACTACCGGACGTCCTGTTATTACAATAGTAACTCCAATAAAGAACAATGATAAACACCTTGGTACTTTATCAATGGCTATAGAATTGAACAATGTCTCCAAAAATATCATTGATAGTAATTCGTCTAATAATGATTTTAAAACGCTGATTTTAAATTCTGAAGGACTTGTTATTTCATCCATGGATAAAAAACAAGTTTTATCTTTAAATTTTCAGGAAAAGTCAACGGGATTACAGGATTTTTATAAAACAATTAAATCCGGCAAATCAGGTATTGGTAAATTTACTCTGAACGGAACTGAATATATTGCCGCCTACAGCAGCAGTGACAAGTTCGGCATGTATATACTATCCTACAAGCCGGTTTCAGCATACATGGAAATGACAAATAATCTAAAATTAATATTATTGGGAGTCATTCTAATAAGTATTATACTGGCACCAATTATTATTTATCTGTTAACCAGAAAAATAACAAAACCTATTCTTGCAGCTGCCAATCAAGCAGAACTCTTGGCAAAAGGCGATTTGACAGTTTATATTCCAGAAGCTTCTCTTAAAAGGAAGGATGAGCTTGGAATGCTGGCAAATGCTTTCTCCTCTATGATTAATAACTTTAAAACAATAATAACTCAGATAGCCGAAACATCTGACAAAGTGGCTGCATCCAGTCAGGAATTGTATGCATCCGGTGAGCAGGTTGGTACGGCGGCCGAGGATGTAGGCAACACAATTCTTGGTATTTCAACGGGTGCGGAAGAGCAATCGGCGAATATTAACTCGGCGTTGTCAAATCTGAGAAATTTAATCGACCAAATCAATGAAGTAAATTCAAGTACAAATACTATGCAAAAAACTACTGTGCATATGATAGATGATATTGCAAGAGGAAGCAAGACCGCAAAGGAATCTATTGACAGCATCAATAATCTTAAAGAGGATGCAGAAGGTGTTTCAAAGGTTATTTTCAATCTGGGGAACACTTCCAATCAAATAGGACAGATTATTGAGTTAATTACCGGCATAGCTGAACAGACCAACTTACTTGCCTTGAATGCAGCGATTGAAGCGGCAAGAGCGGGAGAAGCAGGCAGAGGCTTCAGCGTAGTTGCCGATGAAATCAGAAAACTTGCGGAAGAATCTGCCGATGCCAGCGGCAGGATAGCAAAGCTGATTGTAGAAGTAAAAAGCGGAGTTGACACAGCCGTTACTAAAATGGATAGCAGTATAAAATCTGTAAATACTAGTGTACAAGCCATTACGGAAAATGGTAATACTTACTCCGTGATTTACGGACAAGCAGAACAACTGAAGGACATAGTAGCTAATGTCACCGAAAGCGTAAAAATAATGACTGAAAGCAGCCGTGACTTTGATCAAACAATGCAGGAAATAAACAATACAAGCCATGAGTTTGCCGCTAATGCCGAAGGAGTATCGGCAGCCAGTGAAGAGCAGATTGCTTTAACAGAAGAAATCGTCTCCGCTTCAAAGGCAATGGCAGAAATGTCAGAAGAGTTATCGGGTCTAATCAAGAATTTTCAACTGTAA
- a CDS encoding alpha/beta hydrolase — MKIFVKAGIIILLLAFVAVLAAGFYFYDLSVARTKKTFLAEDAALKKSVMVTTEIELKKTSSEFTDDVDWLSKQAYETVGIVSFDGLNLQGYYISAESPSVNTVILSHGYSSKGLWMGLYAKLYNMLGYNVLMPDSRGHGSSEGNYIGFGWVDRKDYLKWIDFVIKKTGPDTNIVLHGVSMGGATVLMTGGENLPSNVKAIVSDCAYTSVKDELSYQMSRIYHLPSFPLLNVTSLITKIKAGFTFEEASALNQVKKSKTPTLFIHGGNDEFVPTSMVNQLFEACRSEKELFIVPGAGHGAALDADPDGYIAKVKDFTEKYINK; from the coding sequence ATGAAAATTTTTGTAAAAGCAGGTATTATAATTTTATTATTGGCTTTTGTTGCGGTTCTGGCTGCCGGTTTTTATTTTTATGATCTTTCGGTTGCCCGCACAAAAAAAACATTTTTGGCTGAAGATGCAGCTCTTAAAAAGTCCGTTATGGTAACCACTGAAATTGAACTTAAAAAAACGTCATCAGAATTTACAGATGATGTTGACTGGTTGAGCAAACAAGCCTATGAGACAGTTGGTATTGTATCTTTTGACGGGCTGAACCTGCAGGGATACTATATCAGCGCGGAATCCCCATCCGTGAATACAGTTATATTGTCTCACGGTTATTCCTCAAAGGGGCTGTGGATGGGTTTATATGCCAAGCTGTATAATATGTTGGGTTATAACGTTCTTATGCCTGACAGCAGAGGCCACGGCAGCAGCGAAGGAAATTACATAGGATTTGGCTGGGTAGACAGAAAGGATTATTTGAAATGGATTGATTTCGTCATTAAAAAAACAGGCCCTGATACCAATATAGTTCTTCATGGGGTCTCCATGGGAGGAGCAACGGTTCTCATGACCGGCGGAGAGAACCTCCCCTCCAATGTAAAGGCCATTGTATCTGACTGTGCCTATACCTCGGTGAAGGATGAACTCTCCTATCAAATGTCAAGGATATATCATCTTCCGTCTTTCCCTCTGCTTAATGTCACTAGTCTTATTACCAAAATAAAGGCAGGGTTTACTTTTGAGGAAGCTTCCGCTCTTAATCAGGTAAAAAAAAGCAAGACCCCTACACTTTTTATTCACGGCGGTAATGATGAATTCGTTCCTACCAGTATGGTAAACCAGTTGTTTGAGGCGTGCAGAAGTGAAAAAGAGCTTTTCATCGTCCCCGGTGCCGGCCACGGAGCTGCATTAGATGCAGACCCCGACGGTTATATTGCCAAGGTAAAGGATTTCACAGAAAAATACATTAACAAATAA
- a CDS encoding biotin transporter BioY: protein MENKINIRQITIIGVITAVICILGPLSIPIGVVPISFTNLAIYFALYTLGMKKGTLSYIVYMLIGLVGIPVFSGFSGGMTKLVGPTGGYIIGFIFMALIGGWVIDRFWDKWYLALLGLVAGTAVCYLFGSVWLAYQAHMSLGAAFSAGVIPFIPGDIVKMLIAVLAGPQIRRGLIKANLI, encoded by the coding sequence ATGGAAAATAAAATTAACATACGTCAAATTACAATTATAGGGGTCATAACGGCTGTAATCTGTATTTTAGGACCATTATCCATACCCATAGGTGTAGTGCCCATTAGCTTTACAAACCTTGCAATATATTTTGCCCTTTATACCCTTGGAATGAAAAAAGGAACTCTCAGCTACATAGTTTATATGCTGATAGGATTGGTAGGTATTCCTGTGTTTTCGGGGTTTTCAGGAGGTATGACAAAACTTGTTGGCCCAACAGGAGGGTATATAATAGGGTTTATTTTTATGGCACTGATAGGCGGCTGGGTTATAGACCGGTTTTGGGATAAATGGTACTTAGCTTTATTAGGCCTTGTGGCGGGTACGGCAGTTTGCTACCTGTTTGGCTCAGTATGGTTGGCATATCAGGCACATATGTCTTTGGGAGCAGCATTTTCGGCTGGTGTAATTCCTTTTATTCCGGGAGATATAGTGAAAATGCTGATAGCTGTTCTTGCAGGACCTCAGATTCGAAGAGGCTTGATTAAGGCTAATTTAATATAG